The Winogradskyella schleiferi genome has a window encoding:
- a CDS encoding metallophosphatase yields MINRLFSKLKSGFLLVFLTLLSTNFSSKVNAQEAKKETVKAISKSIYLTANMGLDHAKHSKGILEAIITASKDDDNAVFIALGNSTRPEGYPKDKEDRQIEEVFLRSQFLKPLSDFNGEVIFIPGKNEWNKGGHKNLDDLESFLQDNSKAEFWPNDGCPLERETLSDEVELVMVDTQWYFEDWDKHPYINNKCEIKTREQFFVEFKDELKDEQNKTIVVALHHPVLTATRQGLIGRMGGLSKQARYNNEMQYLIGRLETLASQFNDVIFVSGSDRNLQYLMDDGIPQIISGAVGKTSKSKPDTEDGHYGTDQPGFVKLNVFKDGSSEVEIYTVEGEQSTKVFTSNIKLKKGTLEDFDYHTNNEFGKTYKDAIYTEEETNKSGFYEWFWGDHYRDIYGRKIEAPVLFLDSLPDNVRAITEGGGNQSRSLRLIDDNENEYTVRELRKSGLRFIQSMIKDHYVIEYADNTVVESVVQDYYTTAQPYAQFVIAELLDAIDIPHANPKIVYLPKQKRLGRFNENYGDKLYMFEEHVGDENKSFDTFGNADDIISTKDMLLKLQNDKDAQIDESSYIRARLFDFLIGDWDRHADQWRWALHEKADGTLQYKPIPRDRDQAFPKYDGVFPAILKMVAPLARNMQTYAPEIQNIKTFNNAAYYLDKSFINKASWSEWQKQAEQIQNNLTDELIDRAFSNLLEDTKDESTEHIRSTLKKRRENIVSIAQDYYDYFKKHEIIVATNKDNVIDIVRMPNGKTQVTIKQKDYVILDNTYSKDITNEIWIYALDGDDEISVTGDGNDYIKIKIFGGEENDIYNVENNRLVKVYDYKSKKNTFNSSVNKVLTDSYDINNYDPQKRKYSNNVLLPTVGFDPDAGFSAGLTNTLTTYSLLRNPFTTQHTVNASYYSATQGFEFSYNGEFAHVFYNWNLALDARITSENYATNFFGVGNETRYDEDAVDMDFNRVKIEQWHFQPSLIYKTSGNVSAHIAARVESNKVDDTDNGFTQGFFNFDNDVFEDQIYAGAEVGIKFNNKKNLLSLPRRGMELGVVAGYKQNVDSDFNNKLSYITPTASFIYPIHESGLATLATKAQANFILGDTYEFYHAATVGGNRSLRGYRNERFLGKTSFFQTTDLRVCFLEKRTGFVPLRFGVTGGFDVGRVWNENEDSEKWHNSYGGSIFINGFQALTANIGYYRSAEDNRIIFTAGFRF; encoded by the coding sequence ATGATAAATAGATTATTTTCTAAATTAAAATCAGGTTTTCTACTTGTATTTTTGACGCTATTGAGTACAAACTTTTCTTCAAAGGTTAATGCTCAAGAGGCTAAAAAGGAAACTGTAAAAGCGATTTCCAAAAGCATTTATCTAACGGCCAATATGGGCTTAGATCACGCGAAACATTCAAAAGGAATTCTTGAAGCTATTATAACCGCCTCTAAAGATGATGATAATGCTGTATTTATCGCTTTAGGGAATAGTACAAGACCTGAGGGTTACCCTAAAGATAAGGAGGATAGACAAATCGAAGAAGTATTTCTTAGGTCTCAATTTTTGAAACCACTTTCAGATTTTAATGGCGAAGTTATATTTATTCCTGGAAAAAATGAATGGAATAAAGGTGGTCATAAAAATTTAGATGATTTGGAGTCTTTTTTACAAGATAACAGCAAAGCTGAATTTTGGCCAAATGATGGCTGTCCTTTAGAAAGGGAAACCTTAAGCGATGAGGTGGAATTAGTGATGGTAGATACGCAATGGTATTTTGAAGATTGGGATAAACATCCTTACATTAATAACAAATGCGAAATAAAAACTCGGGAACAATTTTTTGTGGAATTTAAGGACGAGCTTAAAGACGAACAAAATAAAACCATTGTTGTGGCATTGCACCATCCTGTCCTTACAGCGACAAGGCAAGGACTAATTGGGCGCATGGGAGGTTTGTCCAAGCAAGCGCGCTACAATAATGAGATGCAATATTTAATAGGACGATTGGAAACTTTGGCGAGCCAGTTTAACGATGTCATTTTTGTTTCGGGTAGCGATAGAAATTTGCAATATTTAATGGATGATGGCATACCACAGATTATAAGTGGTGCCGTAGGGAAAACTTCCAAATCCAAACCTGATACCGAAGATGGTCATTATGGTACTGACCAACCTGGTTTTGTGAAACTCAATGTTTTTAAGGACGGTAGTTCGGAAGTTGAAATTTATACGGTCGAAGGCGAGCAATCAACCAAAGTGTTTACTTCTAACATAAAATTAAAAAAGGGAACTTTAGAGGATTTTGATTACCACACAAATAATGAATTTGGCAAAACCTACAAAGACGCCATTTACACAGAAGAGGAGACAAATAAATCAGGATTTTACGAGTGGTTTTGGGGTGATCACTATAGAGATATTTATGGTCGTAAAATAGAAGCTCCAGTATTATTTTTGGATAGTTTACCAGACAATGTTAGGGCGATAACTGAAGGTGGCGGAAACCAATCCAGAAGTTTACGTTTAATTGATGATAACGAAAATGAATATACTGTAAGGGAATTACGTAAAAGTGGACTGCGTTTCATCCAATCCATGATTAAGGATCATTATGTTATAGAATATGCAGATAATACGGTTGTTGAATCAGTTGTTCAAGACTACTATACAACAGCACAGCCTTATGCGCAATTTGTTATTGCTGAACTTTTGGATGCCATAGATATTCCTCATGCTAATCCAAAAATTGTTTACTTACCAAAACAAAAACGGTTGGGTCGGTTCAATGAAAATTATGGCGATAAACTTTATATGTTTGAAGAACACGTTGGCGATGAGAACAAGAGTTTTGATACCTTCGGAAATGCAGATGATATCATCAGTACTAAAGACATGTTGCTCAAACTTCAAAATGATAAGGATGCACAGATTGATGAGTCTAGCTATATCCGAGCGCGTTTATTTGATTTTCTTATAGGAGATTGGGATAGACATGCCGACCAATGGCGGTGGGCATTACACGAGAAGGCGGACGGAACACTTCAATACAAACCAATTCCTAGGGATCGGGATCAGGCGTTTCCCAAATATGATGGTGTTTTTCCAGCGATTCTCAAAATGGTAGCGCCATTGGCCAGAAATATGCAGACGTATGCCCCTGAAATTCAAAATATAAAAACATTTAATAATGCGGCGTACTATTTAGACAAAAGTTTTATTAATAAGGCGAGTTGGAGCGAATGGCAGAAGCAGGCAGAGCAAATTCAAAATAATTTAACAGATGAGTTAATCGATAGAGCGTTTTCAAATCTTTTGGAGGATACTAAAGATGAAAGTACTGAGCATATCAGATCAACTTTAAAGAAAAGACGTGAAAATATAGTTTCTATTGCCCAAGATTACTATGACTATTTTAAAAAACACGAAATTATTGTAGCGACTAATAAAGACAATGTCATTGATATTGTAAGAATGCCAAATGGAAAGACACAAGTTACCATAAAACAAAAAGACTATGTGATTCTTGATAATACGTATTCGAAAGACATTACGAACGAAATATGGATTTATGCCTTAGATGGTGATGATGAAATTAGTGTAACTGGAGACGGAAATGACTATATAAAAATCAAAATTTTTGGTGGAGAAGAAAACGATATATACAACGTTGAAAACAACCGTTTAGTTAAAGTATACGATTACAAATCGAAAAAAAATACATTTAATTCTTCAGTAAATAAAGTGCTGACAGATTCTTACGATATTAATAATTATGATCCCCAGAAACGTAAATATTCAAATAATGTACTGTTGCCAACTGTTGGTTTTGATCCAGACGCAGGCTTTAGCGCAGGATTAACAAATACCTTAACCACCTATAGTTTACTTCGAAATCCATTTACGACGCAGCACACAGTCAATGCGTCTTATTATTCTGCCACACAAGGTTTTGAATTTTCCTATAATGGAGAATTTGCCCATGTTTTTTATAATTGGAATTTAGCTCTGGATGCTCGAATTACAAGTGAAAATTATGCAACTAATTTCTTTGGTGTCGGCAATGAAACTAGGTATGATGAAGATGCTGTAGATATGGATTTTAATCGTGTAAAGATTGAGCAATGGCACTTTCAGCCGTCTTTAATTTATAAAACAAGCGGCAATGTTAGTGCACATATTGCGGCTCGTGTAGAGTCGAATAAAGTGGATGATACAGATAACGGATTTACTCAAGGTTTTTTTAATTTTGATAATGATGTTTTTGAAGATCAAATTTATGCAGGTGCAGAAGTTGGGATTAAATTCAATAACAAAAAAAATCTGTTAAGTTTGCCTCGCAGAGGAATGGAGTTAGGTGTCGTGGCAGGCTACAAACAAAATGTCGATTCTGATTTTAACAATAAACTGTCTTATATAACTCCAACTGCGTCATTTATATACCCGATTCACGAAAGCGGTTTGGCTACTTTGGCAACTAAAGCCCAGGCGAATTTTATTCTTGGTGATACTTACGAATTTTATCATGCTGCCACAGTTGGTGGAAATAGAAGTTTACGAGGGTATAGAAACGAACGTTTTTTAGGTAAAACATCGTTTTTTCAGACCACAGATCTTAGGGTGTGTTTTCTAGAGAAGCGCACAGGATTTGTACCGCTTCGATTTGGTGTTACAGGTGGATTTGATGTTGGTCGTGTATGGAATGAGAATGAAGACTCCGAGAAGTGGCACAATAGTTATGGTGGCTCAATTTTTATAAACGGATTTCAAGCCTTAACGGCAAATATTGGTTACTACCGAAGTGCAGAAGATAACCGTATTATTTTTACGGCTGGCTTTCGATTTTAA
- the msrA gene encoding peptide-methionine (S)-S-oxide reductase MsrA, translating to MTTKNLQTAMVGGGCFWCTEAVFQEVKGVEKVVSGYTGGKAPGRPTYREVCSGLSGFAEVVRITFDANVISYEDILIIFMTTHDPTSLNKQGADRGTQYRSVIYYYNENQKDIAETVFKELAQYYEDPIVTELSAAQIFYDAEKEHQDFYENNPDYGYCSFVIDPKLAKLRKLHADKLK from the coding sequence ATGACCACTAAAAATTTACAAACTGCCATGGTTGGTGGAGGCTGCTTTTGGTGTACAGAAGCCGTTTTTCAGGAAGTGAAAGGTGTCGAAAAAGTAGTTTCGGGCTATACTGGTGGAAAAGCGCCAGGACGGCCAACGTATAGGGAAGTATGTTCTGGATTAAGCGGATTCGCCGAAGTCGTGCGGATTACTTTTGATGCCAACGTGATTTCGTACGAAGATATTCTGATCATTTTTATGACCACTCACGATCCGACTAGTCTTAACAAGCAAGGCGCAGATCGTGGCACACAATATCGGTCGGTCATCTATTATTATAACGAAAACCAAAAGGACATTGCCGAAACTGTATTTAAAGAATTGGCTCAGTATTACGAAGATCCCATAGTCACTGAATTATCTGCAGCACAAATATTTTACGACGCTGAAAAAGAACATCAAGATTTTTATGAAAACAATCCTGATTACGGCTATTGTAGTTTTGTGATTGATCCGAAATTGGCTAAGCTTAGAAAATTACATGCTGATAAATTGAAATAA
- a CDS encoding response regulator: MAMEKINIVLADDDEDDRALFELAVNELKVPHQFDMCKNGQELIDYFRQPETRLPDILFLDLNMPNLSGVETLKEIRKDPGLRGITVAIYSTSSSERDIEATFLEGANIYINKPSDFETLKKIIKKVVTIDWQYHTSILNRDNFLFRF, translated from the coding sequence ATGGCAATGGAAAAAATAAATATCGTACTTGCAGACGATGACGAAGATGACAGAGCATTGTTTGAACTCGCTGTCAATGAACTAAAAGTCCCTCATCAGTTTGATATGTGCAAAAACGGACAGGAGCTTATAGACTATTTCAGACAGCCTGAAACCAGGCTTCCCGATATATTGTTTCTCGATCTCAACATGCCAAACTTAAGTGGTGTGGAGACCTTAAAGGAAATACGTAAAGATCCAGGACTTAGAGGCATTACAGTGGCAATTTATTCCACCTCATCTTCAGAGCGCGATATTGAAGCGACTTTTTTGGAGGGTGCAAATATTTATATCAATAAACCATCTGATTTTGAAACACTTAAAAAGATCATCAAAAAAGTAGTTACTATAGATTGGCAATACCATACGTCCATTTTAAATAGGGATAATTTTCTTTTCAGATTTTAA
- a CDS encoding DUF7218 family protein, with amino-acid sequence MGEPRIKNEDQYEALRNKGYSKEKAARIANTPNAGEKGGKSDPYEEWNKDELYDQAKNVGIEGRSKMKKSELISALRNN; translated from the coding sequence ATGGGAGAGCCAAGGATAAAAAACGAAGACCAATATGAAGCTTTACGCAACAAAGGCTATAGTAAAGAGAAAGCCGCTCGCATTGCAAACACACCAAATGCGGGCGAAAAAGGAGGAAAGTCAGACCCTTATGAGGAATGGAATAAAGACGAACTATACGATCAGGCCAAAAATGTTGGCATAGAAGGACGCTCAAAAATGAAAAAAAGTGAGCTGATTAGTGCTTTAAGAAATAATTAA
- a CDS encoding chemotaxis protein CheB, protein MTNDFRLFAIGGSAGGFRAIKVILSSIPTGLNAAYLVVLHSAFDASNSYALSLEKNVALKVVTAEDGMEIKPDMVIIAKPDHHLFVRENKVKLSKGPRENMFRPAIDVLFRSAAVAYKINCVGILLTGRLNDGTNGLSAIQQCGGLTVIENPDTAEFSSMPSFAKESIAIDYVVNLEDMADVIISITNETLPKPKRIPENIVKENDIAMRIKSQIGLQEELGEQVPISCASCGGPLWEMRDPVQKRYRCHVGHAFTQEALLKSQDGALEEALWISVRTLEEKRTLMQSMISDYKRKGMQQLIKSYNHKLDEISEQIKSIRSVLQLND, encoded by the coding sequence ATGACAAATGATTTTAGACTTTTTGCAATTGGCGGTTCCGCTGGAGGTTTTAGAGCCATTAAAGTAATATTGTCTAGCATTCCTACGGGTTTAAATGCCGCCTACTTAGTGGTATTGCATAGTGCTTTTGATGCTTCTAACTCTTATGCATTATCCTTAGAGAAAAATGTAGCGCTAAAAGTGGTCACAGCCGAAGATGGTATGGAGATTAAGCCAGATATGGTCATAATTGCCAAACCAGACCATCATTTATTTGTACGCGAAAATAAAGTGAAACTATCCAAAGGGCCACGAGAAAATATGTTCAGACCCGCCATAGATGTCCTTTTCAGATCTGCTGCAGTAGCTTATAAAATCAATTGTGTGGGTATATTATTAACAGGTCGCTTAAATGATGGTACCAACGGACTTAGTGCTATACAACAATGTGGAGGACTGACGGTTATTGAAAATCCCGATACTGCTGAGTTTAGCAGTATGCCAAGCTTTGCTAAGGAAAGTATAGCCATAGATTATGTGGTTAATCTTGAAGATATGGCTGATGTTATCATTTCTATTACCAATGAGACATTGCCCAAACCCAAACGGATTCCGGAAAATATTGTGAAGGAAAATGATATTGCCATGCGAATAAAAAGTCAAATAGGTTTACAGGAAGAATTAGGCGAACAGGTGCCTATTAGTTGTGCAAGCTGTGGTGGTCCTTTGTGGGAAATGAGAGATCCCGTTCAAAAAAGGTACCGATGCCATGTTGGCCATGCCTTTACACAAGAAGCATTATTAAAAAGTCAGGATGGTGCATTGGAAGAAGCACTGTGGATTTCCGTAAGGACCTTAGAAGAAAAACGAACCCTAATGCAAAGTATGATAAGCGACTATAAGCGTAAAGGCATGCAACAACTCATTAAATCCTACAACCATAAACTAGACGAAATATCAGAACAAATAAAAAGCATTAGGTCTGTATTACAATTAAATGATTAA
- a CDS encoding helix-turn-helix domain-containing protein: MRKLDLLQGQGDSKDNRFFADFDISNKNIMLAVNDVGVSFANLTCNYDTSKLVNSILKKNAVHFIYPNSDDVTFQINGKRKKRMICPGQRTSIYMSTKHVNSNFYVQSGKQQDISILSMDFPLFESYREVDFNNYLENYYNSDAKEQIAMSAPSKDNRVKETIEKAKKYCQGSKPDSLLVKAVISELQYIFIQQYLILNNHTILEDSEIEKISTIPTLVKNQIAKKITVEDIANELDLSIHKLQLGCEIVFKCGVVSLINDIKLENIANLLFTTTEPLPDVLYKNGYLNRSYFYKIFEEKFQCTPFQY; this comes from the coding sequence ATGAGGAAACTAGATTTATTACAAGGTCAAGGCGACAGCAAGGACAATAGATTTTTTGCCGATTTCGATATTTCCAATAAAAATATAATGTTGGCAGTCAATGACGTTGGAGTAAGTTTTGCCAATCTGACCTGTAACTATGATACCAGCAAATTGGTTAACTCAATTTTAAAGAAGAATGCAGTTCATTTTATATATCCCAATAGCGATGATGTCACCTTTCAAATTAATGGAAAGCGTAAAAAACGCATGATTTGCCCAGGTCAAAGGACCAGTATTTATATGAGCACAAAGCATGTGAATAGCAATTTTTATGTGCAATCCGGTAAGCAACAAGATATATCTATATTGAGTATGGACTTCCCCTTATTTGAGTCTTACAGGGAAGTTGATTTTAATAATTATCTCGAAAATTATTACAATTCCGATGCCAAGGAACAAATTGCCATGAGCGCACCATCGAAGGATAACAGAGTCAAAGAAACGATTGAAAAAGCAAAAAAATATTGTCAAGGTTCTAAACCCGATAGTTTATTGGTGAAAGCGGTGATTTCAGAGCTTCAATATATTTTTATACAACAATATTTGATATTGAACAATCATACGATTTTAGAGGATTCTGAGATAGAAAAAATAAGTACCATTCCTACATTGGTAAAAAACCAAATTGCAAAAAAAATTACTGTAGAAGATATTGCCAATGAATTAGACTTATCTATTCATAAACTGCAATTGGGTTGTGAAATTGTATTTAAATGTGGTGTGGTGTCTTTAATCAATGATATTAAACTAGAAAACATTGCGAATCTGTTGTTTACCACAACAGAGCCATTGCCTGATGTACTCTATAAAAATGGTTATTTGAATCGGAGTTATTTCTATAAGATTTTTGAAGAAAAATTTCAATGCACCCCTTTTCAATATTAA
- a CDS encoding AraC family transcriptional regulator, producing the protein MKIQVKFDFLSICNNLLSEKLVRLGIKYKLNSSSEIEILERLSLEDKELLYKELNTSGIHVIDNHQSILVQRVKTILAEIIRLDNYNDDFKVSAYIEHKLPHSYNYLSRVFSEATFMSIEQFLILKKIDYVKELLIEDGLSLTEIAYKLNYSSVSHLSRQFKKTTGFSPSYFVNLKKQIKTATKEN; encoded by the coding sequence ATGAAAATACAAGTAAAATTCGATTTTTTAAGTATTTGTAATAACCTTCTTTCCGAAAAATTGGTGCGCTTAGGCATTAAATATAAGCTGAACTCCAGTAGCGAAATTGAAATATTGGAACGATTAAGTCTTGAAGATAAAGAGCTACTATATAAAGAACTAAATACGTCGGGAATTCATGTTATTGACAACCATCAGAGCATTTTGGTGCAACGCGTGAAAACTATCTTAGCGGAAATAATTAGATTGGATAATTACAACGATGATTTTAAAGTGTCGGCTTATATAGAACATAAATTACCACATTCCTACAATTATTTGTCGAGAGTGTTTTCTGAAGCCACCTTTATGTCTATTGAGCAATTTTTGATTTTAAAAAAAATCGATTATGTCAAGGAATTGTTGATTGAAGATGGCCTAAGTTTAACGGAAATAGCTTATAAATTAAATTACAGTAGTGTATCGCATCTTTCCAGACAATTTAAGAAAACCACTGGTTTCAGTCCTTCTTATTTTGTCAACCTTAAAAAACAAATCAAAACAGCAACTAAAGAAAATTAA
- the msrB gene encoding peptide-methionine (R)-S-oxide reductase MsrB — translation MLTWKDIINFSVKGNPTPDKRVEKPEAEWRAQLTPEQFRITRKKGTERAHSGALCSIYDEGQYNCVCCNTPLFDSTIKFSSGTGWPSFTQPIKENAIKYEKDSTFGMVRVEVMCNTCDAHLGHVFPDGPEPSGLRYCINSESMVLDKEIAE, via the coding sequence ATGTTAACTTGGAAAGATATTATCAACTTTTCCGTAAAAGGAAATCCAACTCCAGATAAGCGGGTTGAAAAACCGGAAGCCGAATGGAGGGCTCAACTTACACCTGAACAATTCAGAATCACCAGAAAAAAAGGCACAGAACGAGCGCATAGTGGCGCACTTTGTAGTATTTATGACGAAGGACAATACAATTGTGTTTGTTGTAATACGCCTTTATTTGATTCTACCATAAAATTCAGTTCCGGTACAGGCTGGCCAAGCTTCACACAGCCCATAAAAGAAAATGCCATTAAGTACGAAAAAGATTCCACTTTCGGAATGGTACGCGTAGAAGTGATGTGCAATACTTGCGATGCGCATTTGGGACATGTGTTTCCCGATGGTCCAGAACCAAGTGGATTGCGTTATTGCATCAATTCAGAATCCATGGTCTTAGATAAGGAGATTGCCGAATGA